The genomic region CGTCGACGAGCAGGTCGTGGGTGGTCGCGACCCAGGAGCCGTCGGTCCAGTCGCCGTCGTGGCGCACGCCGGTCTCGCCGAGTGGTGGCAGGTCGGTCGTGGGGTCGCCGTCGTCGGCCGGGGTCAACGTCGCGACCTTCAGCCGCTGGCTGCCGAGGCCCCCGAACACCAGCCGGTTGCGAAACGCCGGGACGACATCGGCGGTGTAGAAGACGCCGCCAGCCGGTGCCCAGGTGTTCCCGAGGCTGCTGGCGACGGGCGGCGTTACCCCGTCGGTGGTCCGGTAGGCGGGCGGGTCCCGGGCGTCTGCCCACCCGTAGTCGCTGCCGGGGGCGAGGACGCTCACCTCGTCCGGGCCAGGGCCGTGTTCGGTGATGACCGGTGTCCCATCGGGCTGCCACGTGATGCACTGCGGGTTCCGGTGTCCGACGGTGAACACTCGCGGGTCGCCGCCGTGGTCGGGGTTCCCCGGGGCGGGTTCGCCTTCCGGCGTCAGGCGAAGGACCTTTCCACCGAGGAACGACGGGTCGCGAGCTCGTGCTTTCTGGCCGGCGTCGCCGACCGTCACCCAGAGGTAGTTCTCCGGTCCGAAGGCGATGCGACCCCCGTTGTGGAACCGGTTCGCGGGAATCTCGTCGACGAGCGTCTTCACGTGGCTGGCAGGGTCGTCCGCCGAGACGTCGACGTAGACGAGTTTGTTGTACCACTCCCGGTCGTGCCTGTACGTGTAGTAGACGTACACCAGCGGGACATCCGGGTACGAGGGGTGGACGGTCGTGCCCATGGTCCCACCCTCGCCACCGTCGAGGAACCAGCTCCGCTCGCGGCTGCCCTGGTCGACCGCTTCGGCGTCGATCGCGTCCTCGGGGCTGGCGACCGATTCCAGCTCGCCAGCGGCGAACCGGTTCACTCGCCCGACGCGCTCGGTGATGAACAGGTCACCGTTCGGGGCGAACGAGAGGTCCCAGGGGATCTCGAGGCCGGTGACGAGGGTCTCCAGTTCGACCTCGATCTCCGGTGACTCGGTCGGGGCGCGCCAGGCTGGGTCGTACCGCGACCACGATTCGACGTCGTGGCCGAGACTGGTGTCGTAGTCGGGCTCGACCATCGGGGGCTCGGTCGTCTTCGTTGGCGGCTCGGTCGACGTGCTCGGGTCGCCCGTGGTTTCGCCACCGAGACACCCCGAGACCATCGTGGCGGCAGCAAGCGACAGGAGGGTTCGGCGACGATACCGGTCGGTCATGGGTGTTCACCCGGGTCCGTGGACGAGAGGAGGTCGTGCGTCGACAGCATGTGTGGAGAGGGTCCGACGGACGGCTCGGTCCGAGCGACGCCGTCGGAGCGTACCGACGCCTTAGAAAATTGAAGCCAAGTATCTTGTGATGCGTTCTCTCCCAGGGGCGTCAGCGGGCCGCTACGGCCGGATGTCGTCGAGGTCGTCGACCGTCGGCCCGTTGACGATGGTGACGGTCGTCCCCGTCTGGTGGATGCGGAAGGCGTCCGCGAACCCGCCGTCGGGGATGACCCAGATGCCGGGTGACTGCTCGCTGCCGCCGTGGCCAGCGAGGATGGTCTGGTAGGCTTGCCGGAACTCGGTCGCGTCGGCGGGCGTGGCCCATTCGGTCACGAAGACGTGGCCGTACTCGCCGTCGCTGTTCTGGTAGGGCAAGACGGCGTCGCCGACCCAGCCAGCAGAGGGCGGGCTCCGGTAGTCGAACCGGTCGTAGATGCCCGACGGGGTCGAGAACGTCGAGGTGTTGATGGTCGAGATGTTGTACTGGCGGGACTGGTACCAGAACATCGAGTAGATGGACGCTTCACCGACGGTGTCCGTGCCGTGCTCGAACGTCTGCCAGCCGTTGCGTGCCTGGTCCTCGATGGTCACCTCCACGGGGGTGAACTCGCGGTCCGGGTGGATGAGCGCGCTGGAGGTCTGGGGCGGGTTCACCCACAGGTTGTTCACGCGCTCCCAGCCACCGTCCTGCACCAGCTGGTGGACGTACCACGGGCCATCGGAGTACGGCTGGAAGATGGTGACGAGGATGCCGAGGTTCATGTCGCTGCTGCCGCCGCTGGACTCGGTGCCCGGGGTCTTCACGCAGGACCACTCACCGCTCGTACAGCGTTCGAGGTACAGCGCCTCGATGTAGTCGGCTTCGCCCTCGATGAGGCCGTTGGCGGCGAGTTGCTGGTCCTGGGTCTTCGCCTGGTTCTGGACGCGCTTGATGTCGAAGTGCTGGTCCTGCAGCGCGTGGGTGAGCTCGTGGACGAACGTCGCGTTGTTGATGACCAGCCGGTCGGGGTCGTCGCTGACCATGACGACCTTGTTCGTGCCGGCGGCGTAGTAGCCGAGGACGGCCGAGCCGGTCACCGAGCCGAACTCGTCCTCGATGTTCTTCTGCTCGTCGGAGATGAACAGTGCCTCCCACACCTGGTCGTTCCAGCGGTTCTTGCTCTCACTGTCGGTGCTCCCGTTGGCCGAGTTCGCGCGCTGTTGCTCCCGGGTGATGACCGAGACGGTCACCGGTTCTTTGAACTCCAGGTTGCGCAAGACCTCGACGCGGGCCATCGAGCGGGCGAGGAACGCCTCCTGTTCCGCCTCGCTGATGCCGTCGCTCTGGTCGACGTCTATCGATTCGTTGTACCAGTAGCCGTTCTCCCAGCCGATGCGGTCGGTCGCGGGGTCGGCGAACGGCCCGGTGTCGTCGCCCACGCCGGTCCCGTCGTCGGACCCGAAGAATCCGAAACAGCCGGCGAGGAGGACGAGGGTAACGACCGTGACTGTCTGTATCGCCTTCGCCTTCACGCGGAGTGTAGGGGGGCGAGCGCTAAAACGGTTATCTGCGCGATAGGTAACCGGTTATCCACGAGAGAGGTACCCGCGGGCCCGACCACGTCTCGAGGGCTCGGGAGCCCTCCAGTAGTGAGCGACCGCGTGACAGCTTCGTCACCTGTTTTGGGAGTAGACTTATAGGGCTTTCAACGTTAAATCGCATGACCTTCGATTGCACGGGCTCGCCACGGCTCGTGCCTGCCCTACCAATGAGCGATACCAACACGACAGACGGGAACACCACCATCGGCCCCACGCCGGGGGATGACGACCATGGTGGCTCCTTCGGTGCTGCCACGCTGGACGCGATTCCGACGCAGTTCGCGGTGCTGGCTACCGACGGTTCCATCGTCTACACCAACGACGCCTGGCGAGAGTTCGCGCGAGACAACGGCTTCGAGGACGACCCGAGCATGGTCGGCACCAACTACCTCACGGTGTGTGACCGCAGTTCGACGGACGATGCGACGGACGCGGCGGCCGGCATCGAGGCGGTGCTGCGGGACGAGCGGGACGTCTACTCGCTCGAGTATCCGTGTCACAGCCCGACGACGAAGCGGTGGTTCGTCATGCGAGCCAGTCGGTTCGACCACGCGGGCGAGACGTTCGTGCTGGTGTTACACCTCGACATCACCGGGCGCAAGCAGTCCGAGGCGGCGGTCGAACACCGGAACCGACAGCTCGAACAGGTCAATCGCGTCGGCCGGCTCGTCCGGGAGGTCATCGCGTCGCTCCTGGACGTCTCGCGTCGTGAAGACCTCGAGAGCATCGTCTGTCGGGAGCTCGCGAACGCGAGGTTCTGCCGCCTCGCGTGGGTCGTCGACCGCAGTGTCGACGGGAGCATCCGGCCCCGGGACGGCGCGGGCGACGACGACCTGCTCGACGAGATGGCGGCCCTCGGACCGTCGATGATCGAGCGCACGACGGTCGGCGAGGCGCTCGACGGGCAGGGCCCGCTGGTCGAGCGCGTCGCGTCCGACCCGGTACAGGAACTGGCGATGGGTGCGGGCTGTACGGCCTACACGGCGGTACCGCTCACGTACCGGGGTGCCCGGTACGGGGCTCTCGTCGTCCACACCGACCAGCCCGACGCCTTCGGCGGCCTCGAACGCGACGCGTTCGCGGTGCTCGGGAACACACTCGGCTACGCGATGAACGCCGTCGAGTCCCGGGAGCTCCTCCACGGCGAGTTCGCGACCGAGGTTCGCGTCCACGTCGACGCGAAGCACGCACCCCTCGCTGCGGTTTCGCGGGCGGCCGACGAGCCACTCGTCCTCACCGCGAGCACCGTCGCCGCCGACGGGCTCCGCCTGTACGCCGAAGGGAAAGACGTGTCGCCCGAGACGGTCGTCGCCACCCTGGAGACCCACCCGGACGTGACACACGCCTCGGTGCTGGGCGAACACGACGGACGCTGCCGGTTCTGCTGCGTGGTGACGGGCGGGTCGCCGCTGCTCAGGGTCGCCCAGCGCGGCGCGGGGAACCGGGCCGCGACGGTCACCGGCGACCGGTACGACCTGACCGTCGAGACCGCCTCGACCGCGGACATCGGCGACCTCGTCGCGCAGCTCCAGACCGAGTTCGACCGGGTCGACCTGCGCGCGAAGAAGCGGGTGGAGCGCGAGTCAGACAGCGCGCTCGCGTACTGGGAACGGCTGGAAGCCCGGCTCACCGACCGCCAGCTCGCCATCCTCGAGGCGTCGTTCAACGCGGGGTACTTCGAGTGGCCGCGGAACGCCGACGGCGGGGACATCGCCGCCACGTTCGACATCTCCCCGCCGACGTTCCACGAGCATCTGCGTGGGGGGCTCAGCAAGGTGATGAGCGAACTGTTCGAGGAACAGTCCTGACCGGCCGGTTCTGGCGCTGCGCCGTTCAGTCCGCCGTCGCCCCGGCCGTCTCGGTCACGTGCTCGCGGCGTCCCCGGCGCGCGAGGCTGAGCAGTCTGAGGCTGGCACGTTCGACACCGTCGTAGTCCGCGGCCTCGATGGCGCGCTCGGCGGCCGAGAGGGCGTTGCGAATCTCTTCGTCCGTCGGCGTCTCGTGCGTCTGTGACATACCTGGCTGGTCACACCCCCACGTAAAAGGGGTGAGCCAAGGGCGGAGTGAAAGTGAAAGTGAACGAGACAGTGCCGACGACGGGCGTCTCGGTCACCCCAGGGGTGGCGTCGCGAACTCGTCCCCACACGTCTCGCAGACCGCAATCGCCTCCTCGTCCGGGCCCAGCCGGGCGACCAGTTCGCCGTCCCCGCACGTGGGACACGGCTCCGGGACGTGCGCTGCGTCGCAGTCGGGACAGACCAGAGCAGGGGTATCGCGGGCGACCTCGAGGCGCAGGTCGCCGTGGCCACAGTCCGGGCACGCGATCGGTATCCGCGTGTCCTCGGTGTCCCGCGGGGCCCCCAGCGCGAGGGCGACGCAGTCGGTGTCGCCGCGGTTCCACCCGGTCTGGAACTCGCCGGGGCCGAACCGGATGGCCTCCCCCGCCGACACGGTGACCTCGCCGCCGGGCGCTTCGGGCGTCTCGAACGTCGCGACCCCGGCGAGGACGACGAACACCTCCGCCTGGTCGGTGTGGGCGTGGAGCCCCCCCGGGAACCCGTCGCCGGGGGCGAGACGGTAGTGGCTGAGCGCGAGGTCGGTCGTCCCGAGTGGTCCGGTGAGGCGACGTCGCTCGCTCCCGTCGCCGATGCGGTCGTCGGTCACAGCCTCGAGCGCGACGTGGTTCATGTGCGTTTCAGCTCCTCGACCGTCTTGAACTCGGTCCCGAGTACGGACGGTCCGACGCCCCGCGGCGACGCACCCACGCCGGTACACCTCTTGAACCGGACACTGGCATGTGCTGGATGGGTCCCCCATGTGGGTGTCTCCCGTCCGCACCATCTCGGCTCCTGTCCTGTCTCCTTTGTTGATAGTGCTCGCATTCCGAATACATTCTTGCTTGCTCGTGTCGAATATTCAATGTCCGGTGCCGACAATCACCATCGCCGTTCTCTGGTCAGAACGGCCCGTATCGTGTCTCGGACTGTGTTCAGAGAATTTGAACGAGTGGCGACGGCTCCTTGAAAATAAAAGGCCATCGAGACTAGATGTTGGGAAGATTTTACAACTCTCTGCATATATCTGTCTTACAATGAGTGTCTTTGTCGAATTCACCGTCAAATCACCGATGCTACGGGAAGCCCGAAGCCGTGCGCCGGGGATGACCTTCCAGATTCACGACCTCCGGCTCAAGGACGGCCTGACCGTCATCCTCGTCTTCTCGGCGTACGGCGACGAGTACGAGGCGTTCGAGGCGGGCATGGCGGACGACGAGACGCTCAGCGAGTTCAGCATCCTCTCGGACTCCGAGGACCGCCGCCTGTACCGTGCGACGATGGCCAAAGAGAGCGCGGAACAGGCACTCTACCCCTTCGTCGTCGACCACGACATCTTCTTCCAGGCACACACGGCGACGGCGGAGGAGTCCCAGATTCGAGCGACCGTCGCCAACGAGGAGACGTTCCAGGAGTTCATCGCGTACTGCGACCGCCACGACATCTCCCTGACCGTCCAGCGAATCCTCCGCGAGCATCAGGAGAACAGGAGCCGAGAGAAGGAGGCCGACCTCCCGGAACTCACCCCGGCACAGCGGGAGGCGCTCGAAGCGAGCGTCAAAGCGGGCTACTACGAGGTCCCGCGACAGAGCACGCTCGAAGACGTCGCCGACGAGCTCGGCGTCTCCAGCCAGGCGACCTCCGAGCGACTCCGGCGCGGGATGCGGACGGTGCTCCGGGAGACCCTCCTCTCCGACGAGTTCGAGGACGACCAGGACGAGCGTCCGGTCGAGATTCGGTGAAGGCTGACGGTGGAACGACCGAACCCACGTTCCACTCAAGATACTTATAGGTGTCATGAGTACTCCTACCAGAGTCGCGCACGTCGCGCCTCGGAGCATCTGACATGGATCTCGAACAATTCACCAGGGAGAACGCACCGAAGACGGGCGGAGACGGATTCCAGCTCGAGAACTCGAAACTGCTCGACGTGGCCCTCGACGGGACCGTCATGGCGAAAGCCGGCTCGATGGTCGCCTACGAGGGCGACATCTCGTTCGAGCGGAAGTCTGCTGGCGGGCTGACAGGGATGCTGAAGAAGGCTGCGACGGGGGAGGGCTCGGTCATGATGGAGGCGACGGGCCGGGGCAACCTCTACCTCGCCGACCAGGGCAAGAAGGTCCAGATACTCAGCCTCGACCCCGGCGAGGAGATCAGCGTGAACGGCAACGACGTGCTCGCGTTCGACAGCAGCGTCGAGTGGGACATCCGGACCATCGACAGCATCGCCGGCGTGACCACCGGCGGGCTGTTCAACGTCTACCTCGAGGGGCCGGGCAACGTCGCAATCACGACCCACGGCGAGCCGCTGGTGCTGGAGACGCCGGTCTCGACGGACCCGGACGCGACGGTCGCCTGGAGCAGCGCCGTCTCTCCGGGGGTCAAGACGGACCGCAACATCAAGGGCTTCCTCGGGAAGTCCTCGGGTGAGACGTACCAGCTCGACTTCAGCGAACCCGGCGGTTTCGTCATCGTCCAGCCGTACGAGGAAACCGGGCCGGCACAGTAAGCAAGCCGAGGATTCCAGACGACTACGATTCTTTTCGGACGGTTATCACGGGCACCGACACCGACCGGACGGCCTTCTCGGCGACGCTCCCCATGAGGACGCGGTCGACCCCGCGTCGTCCGGTCGTCCCCATCACGACGGCGTCCACG from Haloarchaeobius sp. HME9146 harbors:
- a CDS encoding sorbosone dehydrogenase family protein, producing the protein MTDRYRRRTLLSLAAATMVSGCLGGETTGDPSTSTEPPTKTTEPPMVEPDYDTSLGHDVESWSRYDPAWRAPTESPEIEVELETLVTGLEIPWDLSFAPNGDLFITERVGRVNRFAAGELESVASPEDAIDAEAVDQGSRERSWFLDGGEGGTMGTTVHPSYPDVPLVYVYYTYRHDREWYNKLVYVDVSADDPASHVKTLVDEIPANRFHNGGRIAFGPENYLWVTVGDAGQKARARDPSFLGGKVLRLTPEGEPAPGNPDHGGDPRVFTVGHRNPQCITWQPDGTPVITEHGPGPDEVSVLAPGSDYGWADARDPPAYRTTDGVTPPVASSLGNTWAPAGGVFYTADVVPAFRNRLVFGGLGSQRLKVATLTPADDGDPTTDLPPLGETGVRHDGDWTDGSWVATTHDLLVDEVGRIRHVEQGPDGALYLVTSNRDGRASGPFPTGNDDRLLRLTPA
- a CDS encoding helix-turn-helix domain-containing protein; its protein translation is MSVFVEFTVKSPMLREARSRAPGMTFQIHDLRLKDGLTVILVFSAYGDEYEAFEAGMADDETLSEFSILSDSEDRRLYRATMAKESAEQALYPFVVDHDIFFQAHTATAEESQIRATVANEETFQEFIAYCDRHDISLTVQRILREHQENRSREKEADLPELTPAQREALEASVKAGYYEVPRQSTLEDVADELGVSSQATSERLRRGMRTVLRETLLSDEFEDDQDERPVEIR
- a CDS encoding bacterio-opsin activator domain-containing protein; amino-acid sequence: MSDTNTTDGNTTIGPTPGDDDHGGSFGAATLDAIPTQFAVLATDGSIVYTNDAWREFARDNGFEDDPSMVGTNYLTVCDRSSTDDATDAAAGIEAVLRDERDVYSLEYPCHSPTTKRWFVMRASRFDHAGETFVLVLHLDITGRKQSEAAVEHRNRQLEQVNRVGRLVREVIASLLDVSRREDLESIVCRELANARFCRLAWVVDRSVDGSIRPRDGAGDDDLLDEMAALGPSMIERTTVGEALDGQGPLVERVASDPVQELAMGAGCTAYTAVPLTYRGARYGALVVHTDQPDAFGGLERDAFAVLGNTLGYAMNAVESRELLHGEFATEVRVHVDAKHAPLAAVSRAADEPLVLTASTVAADGLRLYAEGKDVSPETVVATLETHPDVTHASVLGEHDGRCRFCCVVTGGSPLLRVAQRGAGNRAATVTGDRYDLTVETASTADIGDLVAQLQTEFDRVDLRAKKRVERESDSALAYWERLEARLTDRQLAILEASFNAGYFEWPRNADGGDIAATFDISPPTFHEHLRGGLSKVMSELFEEQS
- a CDS encoding Hvo_1808 family surface protein, with protein sequence MKAKAIQTVTVVTLVLLAGCFGFFGSDDGTGVGDDTGPFADPATDRIGWENGYWYNESIDVDQSDGISEAEQEAFLARSMARVEVLRNLEFKEPVTVSVITREQQRANSANGSTDSESKNRWNDQVWEALFISDEQKNIEDEFGSVTGSAVLGYYAAGTNKVVMVSDDPDRLVINNATFVHELTHALQDQHFDIKRVQNQAKTQDQQLAANGLIEGEADYIEALYLERCTSGEWSCVKTPGTESSGGSSDMNLGILVTIFQPYSDGPWYVHQLVQDGGWERVNNLWVNPPQTSSALIHPDREFTPVEVTIEDQARNGWQTFEHGTDTVGEASIYSMFWYQSRQYNISTINTSTFSTPSGIYDRFDYRSPPSAGWVGDAVLPYQNSDGEYGHVFVTEWATPADATEFRQAYQTILAGHGGSEQSPGIWVIPDGGFADAFRIHQTGTTVTIVNGPTVDDLDDIRP
- a CDS encoding cupin domain-containing protein, which produces MNHVALEAVTDDRIGDGSERRRLTGPLGTTDLALSHYRLAPGDGFPGGLHAHTDQAEVFVVLAGVATFETPEAPGGEVTVSAGEAIRFGPGEFQTGWNRGDTDCVALALGAPRDTEDTRIPIACPDCGHGDLRLEVARDTPALVCPDCDAAHVPEPCPTCGDGELVARLGPDEEAIAVCETCGDEFATPPLG
- a CDS encoding AIM24 family protein, with the translated sequence MDLEQFTRENAPKTGGDGFQLENSKLLDVALDGTVMAKAGSMVAYEGDISFERKSAGGLTGMLKKAATGEGSVMMEATGRGNLYLADQGKKVQILSLDPGEEISVNGNDVLAFDSSVEWDIRTIDSIAGVTTGGLFNVYLEGPGNVAITTHGEPLVLETPVSTDPDATVAWSSAVSPGVKTDRNIKGFLGKSSGETYQLDFSEPGGFVIVQPYEETGPAQ